The Microbacterium paraoxydans genome includes a window with the following:
- a CDS encoding VOC family protein, with translation MNITQTALSLNVPDVAASAAFAMTHFGFEEAMSAEGFVSLRHPGPVPNVIFLETGLSTFRPEEIAGSAGQGTLIVFVVDEIDQEFARIAAAGARVVTPPETEPWGERYCQFADPNGLIWQLVQWVA, from the coding sequence GTGAACATCACGCAGACCGCCCTCTCGCTCAACGTTCCCGACGTCGCCGCCTCCGCCGCCTTCGCCATGACGCACTTCGGGTTCGAGGAGGCGATGTCCGCGGAGGGCTTCGTCTCGTTGCGGCACCCGGGGCCGGTGCCGAACGTCATCTTCCTCGAGACGGGGCTGTCGACGTTCCGCCCGGAGGAGATCGCCGGATCCGCCGGTCAGGGAACTCTGATCGTCTTCGTCGTCGACGAGATCGACCAGGAGTTCGCCCGGATCGCCGCCGCGGGCGCTCGCGTGGTCACCCCTCCCGAGACCGAACCCTGGGGCGAGCGGTACTGCCAGTTCGCCGACCCCAACGGCCTCATCTGGCAGCTGGTGCAGTGGGTGGCCTGA
- a CDS encoding trimeric intracellular cation channel family protein codes for MTEPLFTIPLWADLLGVGLGGVQGAMFAAGFQGQRRLDWLGVAIIGIMIGMGGGLIRDILLGQTPATLQNQWYLVTAAGAALLGMLLAGLFTRLNTAIVVLDAVVIGMFGAFGTSKALAFGIPEVPAVFIGVCAAVGGSVLRDMLMGLPTAIMHVGSLYAVAAAAGCTFIVVANAVGMPIPLAAVIGIVVTAVIRILAVTFDVSLPEQRRLYRRKVAAETGAIPIVKPQD; via the coding sequence GTGACCGAACCGCTCTTCACCATTCCGCTGTGGGCGGACCTCCTCGGCGTCGGCCTCGGCGGAGTGCAGGGCGCGATGTTCGCCGCCGGATTCCAGGGCCAGCGCCGGCTCGACTGGCTGGGCGTCGCGATCATCGGGATCATGATCGGCATGGGCGGCGGTCTCATCCGCGACATCCTGCTCGGACAGACGCCCGCCACCCTGCAGAACCAGTGGTACCTGGTCACGGCCGCGGGTGCCGCCCTGCTCGGCATGCTGCTGGCCGGACTCTTCACGCGGCTCAACACCGCGATCGTGGTGCTGGACGCCGTCGTGATCGGCATGTTCGGCGCCTTCGGGACGAGCAAGGCGCTCGCCTTCGGCATCCCGGAAGTGCCCGCGGTGTTCATCGGGGTCTGCGCCGCGGTCGGCGGGAGTGTGCTCCGCGACATGCTGATGGGCCTGCCGACGGCGATCATGCACGTCGGCTCGCTGTATGCCGTGGCCGCGGCCGCCGGATGCACGTTCATCGTCGTGGCGAACGCCGTCGGGATGCCCATCCCCCTCGCGGCCGTCATCGGCATCGTCGTGACCGCCGTGATCCGGATCCTCGCCGTGACGTTCGATGTTTCGCTTCCCGAGCAGCGCCGTCTCTACCGCCGCAAGGTCGCCGCCGAGACCGGTGCCATCCCGATCGTGAAGCCCCAGGACTGA
- the recO gene encoding DNA repair protein RecO, translating to MPTYRDEAVILRTHKLGEADRIVTMLSRRHGKVRAVAKGVRRTSSKFGSRLEPFMVADVQLYEGRSLDIVQQAESLGAYGTDIAAHYDRFTAANAMVETADRLSDAEATPEQYLLLVGGLRALSRGEHAPRSILDSYLLRVMSLSGWAPSLEDCARCGAPGPHSVFVAQLGGLVCHADAPAGSPRIAEKTLTLLRALIRGDWDLIDAAPHADTAAASGLVAAYAQWHLERGIRSLAHVSSTPGEGAR from the coding sequence GTGCCCACCTACCGAGACGAAGCGGTGATCCTGCGCACCCACAAGCTGGGCGAGGCGGATCGCATCGTCACGATGCTGTCCCGGCGGCACGGCAAGGTGCGCGCGGTGGCCAAGGGCGTGCGGCGCACCTCGTCGAAGTTCGGCTCCCGCCTCGAGCCGTTCATGGTCGCCGACGTGCAGCTCTACGAAGGCCGCTCGCTCGACATCGTGCAGCAGGCCGAGTCGCTCGGAGCCTACGGCACGGACATCGCCGCGCATTACGACCGGTTCACCGCCGCGAACGCCATGGTCGAGACGGCGGATCGGCTCAGCGACGCCGAGGCCACCCCGGAGCAGTACCTCCTGCTTGTCGGCGGGCTGCGGGCGCTGTCCCGCGGCGAGCACGCTCCGCGCAGCATCCTCGATTCGTACCTGCTGCGGGTCATGTCCCTCTCGGGGTGGGCACCGTCCCTCGAGGACTGCGCGCGCTGCGGGGCTCCGGGGCCGCACTCCGTCTTCGTCGCGCAGCTGGGCGGCCTGGTCTGCCACGCCGATGCACCCGCCGGGAGCCCGCGGATCGCCGAGAAGACCCTGACACTGCTGCGCGCGTTGATCCGCGGCGACTGGGACCTCATCGACGCGGCGCCGCACGCTGACACCGCCGCCGCCTCGGGTCTCGTCGCGGCGTACGCCCAGTGGCACCTGGAGCGGGGCATCCGCTCGCTCGCGCACGTGTCGTCCACCCCCGGAGAAGGAGCACGGTGA
- a CDS encoding isoprenyl transferase: MSPKPYTHKDAVPYRPIDWTGVYPPAFPAVPEHVAIVMDGNGRWANRRGLNRIEGHKAGEEVLLDVVAGAIQAGVKHLSVYAFSTENWARSPEEVRFLMGYNRDVLHRRRDQLNEWGVRVRWAGRKPRLWGSVIKELQYAEQLTRDNDVLTLTMCVNYGGRVELVDAMRAIAADVAAGRVKPNAISEKMIRRHLYVPDMPDVDLFLRSSGEQRTSNFLLWQSAYAEMVFLDTLWPDFSREELWRAIGVYLSRDRRFGGAVDTPTSA, translated from the coding sequence GTGAGCCCGAAGCCCTACACGCACAAGGACGCCGTGCCGTATCGGCCGATCGACTGGACCGGCGTGTACCCGCCCGCGTTCCCGGCCGTCCCGGAGCACGTCGCCATCGTCATGGACGGCAACGGGCGCTGGGCGAACCGCCGGGGCCTCAACCGCATCGAGGGCCACAAGGCCGGGGAGGAGGTGCTGCTCGACGTCGTCGCCGGCGCGATCCAGGCCGGCGTGAAGCACCTCTCCGTCTATGCGTTCTCCACCGAGAACTGGGCCCGTTCCCCCGAGGAGGTCCGCTTCCTCATGGGGTACAACCGCGATGTGCTGCACCGCCGCCGCGATCAGCTCAACGAGTGGGGTGTGCGTGTGCGGTGGGCGGGGCGCAAGCCGCGCCTGTGGGGGAGCGTCATCAAGGAGCTGCAGTACGCCGAGCAGCTGACCCGCGACAACGACGTGCTCACCCTCACCATGTGCGTCAACTACGGCGGTCGGGTCGAACTCGTCGACGCGATGCGGGCCATCGCAGCCGATGTCGCGGCCGGGCGGGTGAAGCCCAACGCGATCAGCGAGAAGATGATCCGTCGTCACCTCTACGTGCCCGACATGCCGGACGTGGACCTGTTCCTGCGCAGCTCGGGGGAGCAGCGCACCTCCAACTTCCTGCTGTGGCAGTCGGCCTACGCCGAGATGGTGTTCCTCGACACCCTGTGGCCGGACTTCTCGCGCGAGGAGCTCTGGCGCGCGATCGGGGTCTACCTCTCCCGCGACCGACGCTTCGGCGGCGCCGTGGACACCCCGACCTCGGCCTGA
- a CDS encoding TetR/AcrR family transcriptional regulator C-terminal domain-containing protein translates to MTKNLVDLLWRHSPVAPATPQRGPKARHSTDDVVDRAVVLADADGLGAVTIRSLAQSLDLTPMSIYTHVNSRADLLVLMADAMHARMLVAPAQASGWRAAVRAIAEDNLRLFRTHPWLIDVRDPRVALGPGTIAKYDRELHAFDGLGLGAVERDAALSFVLDFTLSAAARMREQQSAESFAASWAEAAPRLAAYLGDDLPLARSVGQAAGEALGAPYDARTAWEFGLARVIDGLAAT, encoded by the coding sequence ATGACCAAGAACCTCGTCGATCTGCTCTGGCGGCACAGCCCCGTGGCTCCCGCGACCCCACAGCGCGGACCGAAGGCGCGTCATTCGACGGATGACGTGGTCGACCGCGCTGTCGTGTTGGCTGACGCCGACGGGCTCGGCGCGGTGACCATCCGGTCTCTCGCGCAGAGCCTCGACCTGACGCCGATGTCGATCTACACGCACGTCAACAGCCGCGCCGACCTGCTCGTCCTGATGGCGGACGCGATGCACGCCAGGATGCTGGTCGCGCCTGCGCAGGCCTCCGGATGGCGTGCGGCGGTTCGGGCGATCGCCGAGGACAACCTGCGCCTCTTCCGCACCCACCCGTGGCTCATCGATGTCCGGGATCCGCGGGTCGCACTCGGCCCCGGCACCATCGCCAAGTACGACCGGGAGCTCCACGCCTTCGACGGCCTCGGCCTCGGCGCCGTGGAGCGCGACGCGGCGTTGAGCTTCGTGCTGGACTTCACCCTCTCCGCGGCGGCGCGCATGCGCGAGCAGCAGAGTGCGGAGTCGTTCGCCGCCTCGTGGGCGGAAGCGGCACCGCGTCTGGCGGCCTACCTGGGTGACGACCTGCCGCTCGCCCGGTCGGTGGGCCAGGCTGCCGGGGAAGCCCTGGGCGCGCCCTATGACGCTCGAACAGCGTGGGAGTTCGGCCTCGCGCGCGTGATCGACGGGCTCGCCGCCACCTGA
- the leuA gene encoding 2-isopropylmalate synthase, whose protein sequence is MQNTQRPSAMPIHKYRPFHEQIAVHLPDRTWPDARITEAPRWCAVDLRDGNQALIDPMSPERKRVMFELLVGMGYKEIEVGFPSASQTDFDFVRQLIEENLIPDDVTIQVLTQAREHLIARTYEAIAGAKQAIVHLYNSTSVLQREVVFRTDKQGIIDIALEGARLCRRFEKTIPDTQVYYEYSPESYTGTELEFAVDVCNQVIEIFEPTPDRKVIINLPATVEMATPNVYADSIEWMSRHLNHRENVILSLHPHNDRGTAIAAAELGYMAGADRIEGCLFGNGERTGNVDLVALGINMFTQGIDPQIDFSDIDQVKRTVEYCNQLPVPERSPWAGDLVFTAFSGSHQDAIKKGFEAMAARAEAQGVTVDEIEWAVPYLPVDPKDLGRSYEAVIRVNSQSGKGGVAYLLKSDHAIDLPRKLQIEFSGVVQAKTDAEGGEVTSEQIWSIFTDEYLPAVDTEAKWGRFELLATQTRSDMSGDVVLDVVLRDDDQEVSVSGNGNGPVAAFVEVLRGQGFDITVYDYVEHALSAGGDAQAAAYVELQVGDQRLWGVGIDGDISTASLKAIVSGVNRSIRSRQQELAAV, encoded by the coding sequence ATGCAGAACACCCAGCGCCCGTCCGCGATGCCGATCCACAAGTACCGGCCCTTCCACGAGCAGATCGCCGTCCACCTGCCTGACCGCACCTGGCCCGACGCCCGCATCACGGAGGCGCCCCGCTGGTGCGCGGTCGATCTCCGCGACGGCAACCAGGCTCTCATCGACCCCATGTCGCCCGAGCGCAAGCGCGTCATGTTCGAGTTGCTCGTCGGCATGGGCTACAAGGAGATCGAGGTCGGCTTCCCCTCGGCGAGCCAGACCGACTTCGACTTCGTGCGTCAGCTGATCGAGGAGAACCTCATCCCGGATGACGTCACGATCCAGGTCCTGACGCAGGCGCGCGAGCACCTGATCGCCCGCACCTACGAGGCCATCGCCGGTGCGAAGCAGGCCATCGTGCACCTGTACAACTCCACGAGCGTTCTGCAGCGCGAGGTCGTCTTCCGCACCGACAAGCAGGGCATCATCGACATCGCGCTCGAGGGCGCTCGGCTGTGCCGCCGGTTCGAGAAGACCATCCCGGACACGCAGGTGTACTACGAGTACTCCCCGGAGAGCTACACCGGCACCGAGCTGGAGTTCGCGGTCGACGTCTGCAACCAGGTCATCGAGATCTTCGAACCCACGCCGGACCGCAAGGTCATCATCAACCTCCCCGCGACGGTGGAGATGGCGACGCCGAACGTCTACGCCGACTCGATCGAGTGGATGAGCCGTCACCTGAACCACCGGGAGAACGTGATCCTGTCGCTGCACCCGCACAACGACCGCGGGACCGCGATCGCCGCGGCCGAGCTGGGGTACATGGCCGGAGCCGACCGCATCGAGGGGTGCCTGTTCGGCAACGGGGAGCGCACGGGCAACGTCGACCTCGTCGCGCTCGGCATCAACATGTTCACGCAGGGCATCGATCCGCAGATCGACTTCAGCGACATCGACCAGGTCAAGCGCACGGTCGAGTACTGCAACCAGCTGCCGGTGCCCGAGCGCAGCCCGTGGGCCGGTGACCTCGTCTTCACGGCGTTCAGCGGCTCGCACCAGGACGCCATCAAGAAGGGCTTCGAGGCCATGGCCGCCAGGGCCGAGGCGCAGGGCGTGACGGTCGACGAGATCGAATGGGCCGTGCCGTATCTGCCCGTCGACCCGAAGGACCTCGGTCGCTCCTACGAGGCCGTCATCCGCGTGAACTCCCAGTCGGGCAAGGGCGGCGTCGCGTACCTGCTCAAGTCCGACCACGCGATCGACCTGCCGCGCAAGCTCCAGATCGAGTTCTCCGGGGTCGTGCAGGCCAAGACGGATGCCGAGGGCGGCGAGGTCACCAGCGAGCAGATCTGGTCGATCTTCACCGACGAGTACCTGCCCGCCGTGGACACCGAGGCGAAGTGGGGCCGGTTCGAACTGCTCGCCACGCAGACTCGGAGCGACATGTCCGGCGACGTCGTGCTCGACGTCGTGCTGCGGGACGACGACCAGGAGGTCTCCGTGTCGGGCAACGGCAACGGTCCGGTCGCCGCGTTCGTCGAGGTGCTGCGTGGTCAGGGCTTCGACATCACGGTCTACGACTACGTCGAGCACGCTCTCAGTGCCGGTGGGGACGCGCAGGCCGCGGCCTACGTCGAGCTGCAGGTGGGCGATCAGCGCCTGTGGGGCGTCGGCATCGACGGCGACATCTCCACCGCATCGCTCAAGGCTATCGTGTCCGGTGTGAACCGGTCGATCCGCAGCCGTCAGCAGGAGCTGGCCGCCGTCTGA
- a CDS encoding quinone oxidoreductase family protein: MAKHWVATTAGPPESWAFEEYVPAPPRQGEVTIRVRAAGVNPADAKHVAAARPGLEFPVAIGYELSGELVAIGPGTRIGSGDAGVGDEVVAFRVRGGYATELTVPAATVFAKPTTLAHPEAANLLLVGTTASEMLAVTGAAPGETILLHGASGAVGVSVLQQARLRDVRVIGTASPERFDEVRRFGGIPVAYGAGLADRVRALADNPVAAALDAVGTDEAVDVSLSLVADRRRIVTIANPSRASAEGFLAIAGSMTESARFRDEVRSELLALAQNGDLVVPVARTFPLTEAPEAHRLLATGHPGGKLALIPDG, encoded by the coding sequence ATGGCGAAGCACTGGGTCGCGACGACGGCCGGGCCTCCCGAGTCGTGGGCTTTCGAGGAGTACGTCCCCGCGCCGCCGCGCCAGGGCGAGGTCACGATCCGGGTGCGTGCCGCCGGGGTGAATCCGGCCGACGCGAAGCATGTGGCGGCCGCTCGGCCGGGGCTCGAGTTCCCGGTCGCCATCGGGTACGAACTCTCGGGTGAGCTCGTGGCGATCGGCCCCGGGACCCGCATCGGCTCGGGCGACGCCGGGGTCGGCGACGAGGTCGTGGCCTTCCGCGTCCGGGGCGGGTACGCGACGGAGCTCACGGTGCCGGCTGCCACGGTCTTCGCGAAGCCGACGACGCTCGCGCACCCCGAGGCGGCGAACCTCCTGCTCGTCGGCACGACCGCGTCCGAGATGCTCGCCGTCACCGGTGCGGCCCCGGGCGAGACGATCCTGCTGCACGGTGCATCCGGTGCGGTGGGGGTCAGCGTGCTGCAGCAGGCCCGGCTGCGGGACGTCCGGGTGATCGGCACGGCGAGCCCGGAGCGCTTCGACGAGGTGCGGCGGTTCGGCGGCATCCCCGTGGCCTACGGTGCCGGGCTCGCGGATCGGGTGCGCGCGCTGGCGGACAATCCGGTCGCCGCGGCTCTCGATGCGGTGGGGACCGACGAAGCCGTCGACGTCTCCCTGAGCCTGGTGGCGGACCGCCGGAGGATCGTCACGATCGCGAACCCGTCGCGGGCGTCCGCCGAGGGTTTCCTCGCGATCGCCGGGTCGATGACGGAGAGCGCCCGGTTCCGCGACGAGGTGCGCAGCGAACTCCTCGCTCTGGCGCAGAACGGCGACCTCGTGGTCCCTGTGGCACGGACCTTCCCGCTGACCGAGGCGCCGGAGGCCCATCGCCTCCTCGCCACCGGGCACCCGGGCGGCAAGCTCGCGCTGATCCCCGACGGCTAG
- a CDS encoding ATPase AAA codes for MLSADDPLPFRPARVLVAGVTGSGKTTLSRRLAALWDLRHVEIDGLFHGPDWTPRAEFLDDVRAFAAEERWVTEWQYTSKGTDEILTPRAQLALWLDYPYRVVRSRLLRRTLSRSILRTRMWNGNVEKPIWRMLGAPPEESILAWQTKTLRTWSERFPAVQERFPHLTIVRLTHPRETERWLRAQAEVGVSTAPPKRRSRER; via the coding sequence CGGGTGCTCGTCGCGGGCGTCACAGGGTCGGGGAAGACGACTCTGTCCCGACGGCTCGCCGCCCTCTGGGACCTCCGTCACGTGGAGATCGACGGCCTGTTCCACGGCCCGGACTGGACCCCGCGGGCGGAGTTCCTCGACGACGTGCGCGCCTTCGCCGCGGAGGAGCGCTGGGTGACCGAGTGGCAGTACACGAGCAAGGGCACCGACGAGATCCTGACCCCGAGAGCGCAGCTCGCGCTCTGGCTCGACTACCCGTACCGCGTGGTGCGGTCGCGTCTGCTCCGGCGCACCCTCAGCCGCAGCATCCTCCGCACCCGGATGTGGAACGGCAACGTCGAGAAGCCGATCTGGCGGATGCTGGGGGCCCCGCCGGAGGAGAGCATCCTGGCCTGGCAGACGAAGACGCTGCGAACCTGGTCCGAGCGCTTTCCCGCGGTGCAGGAGCGCTTTCCCCACCTCACGATCGTACGACTCACGCATCCGCGCGAGACGGAGCGCTGGCTGCGGGCTCAGGCCGAGGTCGGGGTGTCCACGGCGCCGCCGAAGCGTCGGTCGCGGGAGAGGTAG